In one Myxococcota bacterium genomic region, the following are encoded:
- the rpsD gene encoding 30S ribosomal protein S4, with the protein MKYNGPRVKRSRRIGVALTPKAQKTIDRKGMERGVGGRPKRISEYGLQLLEKQRLLFQYNISEKQMRRYFKAAQRQKGRTGENLVVRLERRLDAFVLRAGFAPTIYAARQLVGHGHFEVNGVRARASSQLLRPGDLVVVREKSRGKPIFDMDWNIYAPPEYIDRDVENLSAKLNRLPERSEVPIVCEEQYVVEFYSR; encoded by the coding sequence GTGAAGTACAACGGCCCGCGCGTGAAGCGGTCGCGCCGCATCGGAGTGGCCCTCACTCCCAAGGCCCAGAAGACCATCGACCGGAAAGGGATGGAGCGCGGCGTCGGAGGACGGCCGAAGCGGATCTCCGAGTACGGCCTGCAGCTGCTCGAGAAGCAGCGCCTGCTCTTCCAGTACAACATCTCCGAGAAGCAGATGCGCCGCTACTTCAAGGCGGCCCAGCGCCAGAAGGGCCGAACCGGTGAGAACCTGGTCGTGCGGCTCGAGCGGCGCCTGGACGCCTTCGTCCTGCGCGCTGGCTTCGCGCCTACCATCTATGCGGCGCGCCAGCTCGTCGGACACGGTCACTTCGAGGTGAACGGCGTGCGCGCGCGCGCCTCGTCGCAGTTGCTTCGCCCGGGCGATCTGGTCGTCGTTCGCGAGAAGAGCCGCGGCAAGCCGATCTTCGACATGGACTGGAACATCTACGCGCCGCCCGAGTACATCGATCGCGACGTCGAGAACCTGTCGGCGAAGCTGAATCGGCTGCCCGAGCGCTCCGAAGTGCCCATCGTCTGCGAAGAGCAGTATGTCGTCGAATTCTACTCTCGTTAG